Proteins encoded together in one Ictidomys tridecemlineatus isolate mIctTri1 chromosome 3, mIctTri1.hap1, whole genome shotgun sequence window:
- the Sppl2c gene encoding signal peptide peptidase-like 2C encodes MACLGFLLLVGSLLLLISTMAQGEYGVVHVVSENWSKDYCILFSSDYVTLPRDLSHAPLLPLYDGTMAAWCPGEDSFHQAQPSSPRPQPLRHTTAMVMRGNCSFYEKGWLAQGRGAHGLLIVSRVSNRQCSDTTPASQDPRKPLPDLTIPVAVLRYSDMLDIFSHARGNAVIHVAMYAPPEPVMDYNMVVIFILAVGTVAAGGYWAGMTEADRLQRLRARGGGGGPGGHNQPQGAIAEGSQGGQEGEEDEDSPVDFTPAMTGAVVTMSCSIMVLLYFFYDCFVYVMIGIFSLGAGTGLYSCLAPLVRHVSLWQYQWPGSRSYLQLSLLLLAGLCALVTLLWVSYRNEDRWAWLLQDILGITYCLFVLRRVRLPTLKNCASFLMALLAFDVFFVFVTPLFTKTGESIMVEVAAGPTDSSSQERLPMVLKVPRLSFSALTLCDQPFSILGFGDIVVPGFLVAYCHRFDVQVCSRQVYYVACTMAYAVGLLVTFVAMVLMEMGQPALLYLVSITLVTSLAVAACRQELTLFWTGQCKAKVPAQPGAGLCVAPVAGSKQKQEGTADGHPAGEFEVVTNQSTEDIDVNPGEDTAELVTISEDETIRPEGHSDSSEGWSDANLDPDELTPNSPGSSEELIPLMPVMPVAMLVPLMPPPPPSELGHAHTQAHDASLPWTGLHKRKGLKVKKSLSTQAPL; translated from the coding sequence ATGGCGTGCCTGGGTTTCCTCCTCCTGGTGGGCTCACTCCTCCTCCTAATCAGCACCATGGCCCAGGGGGAGTACGGCGTGGTCCACGTGGTGTCCGAGAACTGGAGCAAGGACTACTGTATCCTGTTCAGCTCCGACTACGTCACCCTACCCCGAGACCTGAGCCACGCCCCCCTCCTGCCCCTGTACGATGGCACCATGGCAGCCTGGTGCCCAGGAGAGGATTCCTTccaccaggcccagcccagcTCCCCCAGACCACAGCCCCTCCGCCACACCACCGCCATGGTCATGAGGGGCAACTGCAGCTTCTACGAGAAGGGCTGGCTGGCTCAGGGCCGAGGCGCCCACGGGCTGCTCATCGTGAGCCGGGTCAGCAACCGACAGTGCTCAGACACCACGCCAGCATCCCAAGACCCCCGCAAGCCCCTGCCAGACCTCACCATCCCTGTGGCCGTGCTGCGCTACAGTGACATGCTTGACATCTTCAGCCACGCTCGCGGCAATGCCGTCATCCACGTGGCCATGTACGCGCCCCCGGAGCCCGTCATGGACTACAACATGGTGGTCATCTTCATCCTGGCTGTGGGCACCGTGGCCGCAGGAGGCTACTGGGCCGGCATGACTGAGGCCGATCGGCTGCAGCGGCTCCGGGcccgaggaggaggaggggggcctGGAGGTCACAATCAGCCGCAAGGAGCAATAGCCGAGGGGTCTCAGGGAGGTcaggagggtgaggaggatgAGGATTCGCCAGTGGACTTCACACCAGCCATGACGGGCGCCGTGGTCACCATGTCCTGCTCTATCATGGTGCTGCTCTACTTCTTCTATGATTGCTTCGTCTACGTCATGATTGGGATCTTCAGCCTGGGCGCCGGCACCGGCCTCTACAGCTGCCTGGCACCCCTGGTGCGTCACGTGTCCCTGTGGCAATACCAGTGGCCTGGCAGCCGGTCCTATCTGCAGCTGTCCCTGCTGCTGCTGGCAGGCCTGTGTGCCTTGGTGACCCTTCTCTGGGTCAGTTACCGCAATGAGGACCGCTGGGCGTGGCTCCTGCAGGACATACTGGGCATCACCTACTGCCTTTTCGTCCTGCGGCGTGTGCGGCTGCCCACACTCAAGAACTGTGCCTCTTTCCTGATGGCCCTGCTGGCCTTCGATGTCTTCTTCGTCTTTGTCACACCCCTCTTCACCAAGACAGGggagagcatcatggtggaggtCGCTGCAGGCCCAACAGATTCTTCCAGCCAGGAGAGGCTGCCCATGGTGCTCAAGGTGCCCCGGTTGAGCTTCTCGGCCTTGACACTATGTGACCAGCCCTTTTCCATCCTTGGCTTCGGTGACATTGTGGTCCCCGGCTTCCTGGTTGCCTATTGTCACCGCTTTGATGTGCAAGTCTGCTCTCGCCAGGTCTACTATGTGGCCTGCACCATGGCCTACGCCGTGGGCCTGCTGGTCACCTTTGTCGCCATGGTTCTCATGGAGATGGGCCAGCCGGCCCTGCTCTACTTAGTGTCCATCACCCTGGTCACCAGCCTGGCTGTGGCTGCCTGCCGCCAGGAGCTCACCCTCTTCTGGACGGGCCAGTGCAAAGCCAAGGTGCCTGCCCAGCCTGGGGCAGGGCTCTGTGTTGCGCCGGTGGCTGGCTCCAAGCAGAAGCAGGAGGGCACAGCGGATGGCCACCCCGCTGGCGAGTTTGAGGTGGTCACCAACCAAAGCACAGAAGACATAGACGTCAACCCTGGGGAGGACACAGCTGAACTGGTCACCATTTCTGAGGATGAAACCATCCGTCCAGAGGGCCACAGTGACAGTTCTGAGGGCTGGAGCGACGCCAACCTGGATCCCGATGAGCTGACCCCCAACTCTCCCGGGTCCTCAGAGGAGCTGATACCACTGATGCCAGTGATGCCCGTGGCCATGCTGGTCCCACTCATGCCGCCACCCCCACCCTCGGAGCTGGGCCATGCCCACACCCAGGCCCACGACGCCAGCCTGCCCTGGACAGGGCTCCACAAGAGGAAGGGCTTGAAGGTAAAGAAGAGCTTGTCAACACAGGCTCCCCTGTAA